The sequence below is a genomic window from Brevibacillus agri.
ACCAAACATCCTCAACAACTCCATACTGAATTTTTGCTGGAGCAGAACTATCCCCAGTAGTTTGCCAAAACTTAATAGTTACTTCCTCATTAGAATCTGTTGAAAATGCATCTTCTGTATACAAATAACCACCGTTGCTCCAGCCATTATGGAAATCATTAAACTCCCAGTAATCTACTACTCCTGCGTACGCGGAAGAAGAAATTGCCAATACCCCTACAAACAATGCAGTCACGATAAATTTTTTATCGTATTTCATACTTTATACACCCTTTCATAATTTTTGTTAATCAAATTTACTTGTTTTCAACTGTAACAGACCCATCCACTATCAGTTTCCATTCACCATCAACTTTTTCGACAGGAAGTGAGATTTCAACATCTTTGTTCTCATTTGCTATGAGAAATTCAGCCTTGATTGTGTCATCAGCCATTTTATCTACAGAAAGTAGTTTGATAGCCTCTGTTTTCTTAACTTTCTTATTTTGATTCACTAGCGTTGCATAAAAAATGCGTTCGTAATTTGTCAAAGTATTCTGAATGACATTTTCAGCTACACAACCAAAAACGGCAGCAACCAAGCAAAAGGTAGCCACTGTCCATTTGGTAGTTTTATACATTTATTACAATCGTGATAACAGCAACCAATACCTAATTCCTTTTCTGTCGCCCTCTGGATGTTCGTTTGGACTGGTAATTCATTCTACCTATCCATTGTTCGAACGTTTGCCAAAGAAACACTTTTAGCCATCTCCTGATCTGCAACAAGCTGTGCTGACTGTTTTGTTCCAGTTTGACAAGGAGCAACAGGCAGTAGGCAATGAGTGCGAGTAATACTTGGTTTCGTACCGCATTTTCACTCGTTCCATAGAAGTTCTTGATCTTTACATGCTGCTTTATCCACTTGAAAAACAGCTCAATTTGCCAACGCCAACGATAGATGTCGCTGAGTTCTTCTGCTTCCAGGTCGAACCGATTCGTAATGATTCGAATGAGATTTCCCTTCGAATCAAGCGTTTCAATGAGTCGCAGCACGTTATCTACCCGCTTTTGAGGCGTTCCAAGAAGGATCATGGAATCCGATAAAACGGAGCTTTCCAAGGGGATTTTGAATTCATAAAGATGACGGATTTCGGCGTTATCTTTTAGACGAGAAGCGAAAAAGATGCCTTTGTCCGTGTATTCATCAAATTTTTCATAATCCACATACCCTCGATCAAAGACGTACATCATACCGATCTCATCAATCAACGATTCCATTTGAGTGCGGTCATTGGACTTGGCACCCGTGATGGTTATTTTTTCAGGATACACATCCCCCTGGTCGGCAAAGACGAGACGAAGATGAAGTTTGATGCCAGCCTTGGTTTTACGGAAAGTTGCCCATTTGTACTTCTGCAAACACAGCCCAATCGTTGTAGAATCAATGATTTTCATGTCTTTTCGAAGGGAATACGTGTTGCCCGAGTGTCTCTGAATTTGCCCTACAAGGTCAACAAATATTTCTTCAAGCAAAGCTGGATCTACTCGATTGTTTTTGCGACTAAGCTGAGCGGGACTAATCGACGACAGTCCTAACTCTCGCTGGAATTTCTTTGATAAAACATCATCTGCAATGGCTCGGAGTCCTTCTCGTTGCTGAAGTTGAGCATGCAAAAACAGGAGTAGATATGCTTTGGTCGTTAACTTTTTCACGTACTTGTCCTGATCCGTTTCGTCTATCCGTTGTTGAAATTTCACAATATTAATGGGTGAAATGTATTTACCAAATGAAGAAAATAGGGTATTCTTGTCCATGGTCTATCCTTTGCGTTGGATTTGGACAGGAACTACCTGACCTTTCCAGTGTAAAGGATTTTTTTATGCCTGAGAACACTTGAACGCTGAAAGTTATGATGATTTTGAATGGTATGAAAAGATTAATGCAACGCTAGTGATTTTGATTGTTTTTCTTAATTTGCTTTTGCAGTTTTTTCTTAGACGAAGTATCTTTCTCCTGTTTCTTATCTCTAGTATCCAGAATATATTTGCTTGCTTCATCAACATTCTGCTTGTTCATAGCTTCAACAAATGCTGTTACACTTTTCTTTGCCTCTGTCAAATCATTCGATGCATGACTTGTAGGAACCCCCACCGAGCTAAAAGCTACTCCTCCCGCCACAGCAAGACCAAGAATTAAAAAGGTTATTTTCTTCATTACTTGAATCTCCACCTTTTCCCAAATTATTAAATTCACTAACATTATAAAAAACGTATAATAGAGAAAGTTGTCGAAATATCAGTTTCACATAATTTTCAATTTTACCTATATATTAGCTCTTCACCGTAAAACGTGCTTGATCTCCCTCTATCGCAGTTTTTCGTAGTTATGTAGCCGGTTTACACTCCAGTCTAATGCGAATCTTGAATCTCTCTAGGACGTGTCTGAAAACTAAAGAAAATGTGGTATGATTTAGGAAAAACGAATGGAGCAACGAGCATGATTCAAAGACGGTACGAAATAAACGATGAACAGTGGGAACAAATTCAGGACATGTTCCCCCCCTATCGAACAGGACGTCCGTCCAAATTAAGTAATCGTACCATGTTTAATGCCATTCTTTGGATTGCCCGAAGTGGTGCGGCTTGGCGAGATTTGCCGGAAGAACTTTATGGTTCATGGAAAACGGTCTACAGTCGCTTCTGCAAGTGGAGAGATACCGGATTACTTGTCGCCATCTTCCAAGCTCTTCACGTAGAACCTGACTTTGAAAACTTGAGCATCGATTCTACATCGGTCAAAGCTCATCAACACAGTGCGGGTGCTAAAAAAACGCAGAAGGACACGAAGTAAATCAGCACATAGGCGTCAGCCGTGGCGGAAAGACAACCAAACTTCATACCGTCGTCGATGGATTAGGGAATCCCCTCGCTTTTCTTCTCACGGGGGGGCACGTCTATGATTCCGTTCCAGCGATCAATTTGCTTCAAGGGTTTGATCTTACGGGAAGCCATATTGTTGGTGACAAAGCCTACGGCTCAGAAGGCATTCGGCATTGGATTACGGCTAAGCAGGCAGCGTACACCATCCCGCCTAAAGCGAATAATAAAAATCCTTGGAAAGTGGATTGGTATCGCTATAAAGAACGGCACTTGGTGGAGTGCTTCTTCAATAAAATCAAACATTTTCGACGAATCGCTACTCGTTACGACAAGCTGGCCAAATCATTCCTAGCGTTTGTATATGTCGCGTCCATCTTTAAACTAACTCAATAATGAGTTTTCAGACACATCCTAGATTGCGGTAGCCGTAGGCTCTTCGTTTAATTACCTTCACTTTGTTGTGTGTCCCTTCAATCTTGGCATTCGTTACCCGAAAGGAAAAATAATTCTGAATGGGCTCTTGCCACTGGACAATCGTTTTGGCAATGGAACGAACCGCAGGAGTCGGAGAATAGAGATGGTCGACAATCCATTTCTGAAGCGCTTCCTCCCCTGCCTCTTGGGTTTCAAAACGGCATACACGGTTCTTATGTCTTGAAGCGCAAAGTAGAGTCGTTCCAGATGTGGATCTTCTGCTAACCAAATCTTCAGTTCCTGAAGCTCTTCGGGCTTCAGCTTGTCAGGAATCGTATGGAGCAGGCGTTGCTCATGTCTGCCCCGACGATGTGTTCCACGAGCATGAGTGCGTTTTCGGGTAGCTTCCAACGCTTTAGAGAAAAGCTGGATCACGTGAAATTTATCTGCTACCACA
It includes:
- a CDS encoding IS4 family transposase; the encoded protein is MDKNTLFSSFGKYISPINIVKFQQRIDETDQDKYVKKLTTKAYLLLFLHAQLQQREGLRAIADDVLSKKFQRELGLSSISPAQLSRKNNRVDPALLEEIFVDLVGQIQRHSGNTYSLRKDMKIIDSTTIGLCLQKYKWATFRKTKAGIKLHLRLVFADQGDVYPEKITITGAKSNDRTQMESLIDEIGMMYVFDRGYVDYEKFDEYTDKGIFFASRLKDNAEIRHLYEFKIPLESSVLSDSMILLGTPQKRVDNVLRLIETLDSKGNLIRIITNRFDLEAEELSDIYRWRWQIELFFKWIKQHVKIKNFYGTSENAVRNQVLLALIAYCLLLLVKLEQNSQHSLLQIRRWLKVFLWQTFEQWIGRMNYQSKRTSRGRQKRN
- a CDS encoding IS5 family transposase (programmed frameshift), giving the protein MIQRRYEINDEQWEQIQDMFPPYRTGRPSKLSNRTMFNAILWIARSGAAWRDLPEELYGSWKTVYSRFCKWRDTGLLVAIFQALHVEPDFENLSIDSTSVKAHQHSAGAKKNAEGHEVNQHIGVSRGGKTTKLHTVVDGLGNPLAFLLTGGHVYDSVPAINLLQGFDLTGSHIVGDKAYGSEGIRHWITAKQAAYTIPPKANNKNPWKVDWYRYKERHLVECFFNKIKHFRRIATRYDKLAKSFLAFVYVASIFKLTQ